A genomic stretch from Edaphobacter aggregans includes:
- the murD gene encoding UDP-N-acetylmuramoyl-L-alanine--D-glutamate ligase, which produces MDLKNKRVLVVGLGKSGISAALFLRGQGARVTVSDTRSAMALAKEIPALLEAGIMVESGGHGLLTFRRQDLIVVSPGVPMDTPEVKQVVGFGMTVIGELELASRYLQGRVVAITGSNGKTTTTTLVGKILGDAGLPTLVGGNIGLPVIDLVAKSAAETTSVLEVSSFQLETIEEFHPWIAVVLNITPDHLDRHGSFEAYAAAKARITENQGEDDFLVLNGEDKATQMVALKTKAQIYWFSGRRPIKQGAFVHGESILFVAREGAKAEPVMPVAEIPLKGAHNVENVLAAVCVARLAGVPAEKIRASVASFKAVEHRLEFVKSTKGVEFYNDSKATNVDAAMKAVASFEGGIHLILGGKDKDSDYSLMAELLKERVKAVYTIGSAAEKIERQLAGVVKMVSAETMQVAVTKAAAAAVSGDVVLLAPACSSFDQFENYEHRGQVFRQLVNELS; this is translated from the coding sequence ATGGATTTGAAGAATAAGCGAGTCTTAGTAGTGGGGCTGGGAAAATCGGGCATCTCGGCAGCGCTGTTTCTGCGCGGGCAGGGGGCGCGGGTGACGGTAAGTGATACGCGGAGTGCGATGGCTCTGGCGAAGGAGATTCCTGCGCTGTTGGAGGCGGGGATCATGGTGGAGTCGGGTGGGCATGGGTTGCTGACGTTTCGGCGACAGGACCTGATTGTGGTGTCGCCCGGGGTGCCGATGGATACGCCTGAGGTGAAGCAGGTTGTCGGATTTGGGATGACGGTGATCGGGGAGCTGGAGCTGGCGAGCCGGTACCTGCAGGGGCGGGTGGTGGCGATTACGGGGTCGAATGGGAAGACTACGACTACGACGCTGGTGGGGAAGATTCTAGGTGATGCTGGATTGCCTACGTTGGTGGGTGGGAATATCGGGCTGCCTGTGATCGATCTGGTGGCGAAGAGCGCGGCGGAGACGACGAGTGTGCTCGAGGTGTCGAGCTTCCAGTTGGAGACGATTGAGGAGTTTCATCCGTGGATCGCAGTGGTGCTCAACATTACTCCAGACCATCTGGATCGGCATGGGAGCTTTGAGGCTTATGCGGCGGCAAAGGCGAGGATTACGGAGAACCAGGGAGAGGATGACTTCCTGGTGCTGAATGGGGAAGACAAAGCAACGCAGATGGTGGCGTTGAAGACGAAGGCTCAGATCTACTGGTTTAGCGGGAGAAGACCGATCAAACAGGGAGCGTTTGTGCACGGGGAGAGCATCCTGTTTGTCGCTCGGGAGGGGGCAAAGGCGGAGCCTGTGATGCCTGTGGCGGAGATTCCGCTGAAGGGTGCGCACAATGTGGAGAATGTGCTGGCGGCGGTGTGTGTGGCGCGGCTGGCGGGAGTTCCAGCAGAGAAGATTAGGGCTTCGGTGGCTTCGTTCAAGGCGGTGGAGCATCGGTTGGAGTTTGTGAAGAGTACGAAGGGAGTGGAGTTCTACAACGACTCGAAGGCTACGAATGTGGATGCGGCGATGAAGGCGGTGGCTTCGTTTGAGGGTGGGATTCACTTGATTTTGGGTGGAAAGGATAAGGATTCGGATTACTCGTTGATGGCTGAGTTGCTGAAGGAGCGGGTGAAGGCTGTTTATACGATTGGTTCGGCTGCGGAAAAGATTGAGCGTCAATTGGCGGGAGTCGTGAAGATGGTGTCAGCTGAGACGATGCAGGTGGCAGTGACGAAGGCTGCTGCTGCTGCGGTCTCTGGCGATGTGGTGCTGCTGGCGCCGGCCTGCTCGAGCTTTGATCAGTTTGAAAATTATGAGCATCGGGGACAGGTGTTCCGGCAGCTTGTGAATGAGTTGAGCTAG
- the mraY gene encoding phospho-N-acetylmuramoyl-pentapeptide-transferase has protein sequence MLYWLLYQKLFPYFRLFRIFRYLTFRTVFASLTALLIGLLIGPYVIDRLREFQIGQYIREEGPQSHQKKSGTPTMGGVLICISILVPTLLWSDLSNPFVWLVMLSTLAFGAIGFADDYIKVVHRRNLGLTAKAKLGLQFLASGGVAVALVVMDLHRGYSTRLMFPFLKRYRPDLVWDWLGHVPHMHWLAFLPFVLFVILVITGASNAVNLTDGLDGLAIGCTIIAAGALTVLTYVSGHVVFSDYLELQRMPMVSELTVFCGAMVGASIGFLWYNAHPAEIFMGDVGSLALGGAIGTVAVAIKQELLLPFIGGVFILEALSVILQVGSYKLRKGKRIFKMAPLHHHFELMGWSESKVITRFWILALVFALFALTTLKLR, from the coding sequence TTGCTCTATTGGCTGCTGTATCAGAAGTTGTTTCCTTACTTTCGTCTCTTTCGCATCTTTCGCTATCTGACGTTTCGCACTGTGTTTGCGAGTCTGACGGCGCTGCTGATCGGTTTGCTGATCGGGCCATATGTGATTGATCGGCTCCGCGAGTTTCAGATTGGGCAGTATATCCGCGAGGAGGGGCCGCAGTCGCACCAGAAGAAGAGTGGGACGCCGACGATGGGTGGCGTGCTGATCTGTATTTCGATCCTGGTGCCTACGTTGTTGTGGTCGGATCTGTCGAATCCGTTTGTGTGGCTGGTGATGCTGTCGACGTTGGCGTTTGGGGCGATTGGGTTTGCGGATGACTACATTAAGGTGGTGCATCGCAGGAACCTGGGGTTGACGGCCAAAGCTAAGCTGGGTTTGCAGTTTCTGGCAAGTGGTGGGGTGGCGGTTGCGCTGGTGGTGATGGACCTGCATCGTGGGTATTCGACGAGATTGATGTTTCCGTTTCTGAAACGGTACCGGCCGGATCTAGTGTGGGATTGGTTGGGGCACGTTCCGCATATGCACTGGCTGGCGTTTCTGCCGTTTGTGTTGTTTGTGATTCTGGTGATTACAGGTGCGAGCAACGCGGTGAATCTGACGGACGGCCTGGATGGATTGGCGATTGGTTGCACGATTATTGCTGCCGGTGCGTTAACTGTGCTGACGTATGTGAGCGGGCATGTGGTGTTTAGCGACTATCTTGAGCTGCAGCGAATGCCGATGGTGAGTGAATTGACGGTGTTCTGTGGGGCAATGGTGGGGGCGAGCATCGGATTCCTTTGGTATAACGCTCATCCGGCGGAGATTTTTATGGGGGATGTCGGGAGTTTGGCGCTGGGTGGGGCGATTGGCACGGTAGCGGTGGCGATCAAGCAGGAGTTGCTGCTTCCGTTTATTGGCGGCGTGTTTATTCTTGAAGCGTTGAGCGTGATTCTGCAGGTAGGGAGCTATAAGCTTCGTAAGGGGAAACGCATCTTCAAGATGGCTCCGCTGCACCATCACTTTGAGTTGATGGGGTGGTCGGAGTCGAAGGTGATTACGCGGTTCTGGATTTTGGCGCTGGTGTTTGCACTGTTTGCTTTGACGACTTTGAAGCTGCGATGA
- the murF gene encoding UDP-N-acetylmuramoyl-tripeptide--D-alanyl-D-alanine ligase → MKLTLGQIADWIHAEGDFDTSAEALGYGIDSRTIGAGELFFAVKGERLDGHDYVATALADGAVAGVVSMGWVVPAEVDETKLLRVPACEDCVLQALQQLAHAVRREWGGRVIGVTGSAGKTTTKEAVAQVLGARFKVLKSLGNLNNGFGLPLQLLKLERDHEAAVIEMGMNHAGEIAALAEIAEPDWGVVSNVAPVHMEFFPDGLAGIARAKYELVEALPEDGVAVLNFDDAYVKEFGRGMGDRAVFYGLGEGADVRAVHVAEMGAEGVVFTVEAKGGRASVQLKMLGRHNVSNALAAIAVGLRSGMELEECAAAVGEMRAADKRGEVLEWRGATLINDSYNSNPRALDAMVDALMAMPAERHVVIAGEMLELGAEAAALHAACGRRMAERGVTVVVGVRGVAEELARAAREDGVYAVFVADADAAGVWLRENVRAGDAVLLKASRGVKLERALAGLTA, encoded by the coding sequence GTGAAATTGACGTTAGGGCAGATTGCGGATTGGATTCATGCGGAGGGGGATTTTGATACTTCGGCGGAGGCGCTGGGGTATGGGATCGATTCGCGGACGATTGGGGCTGGGGAGCTGTTCTTTGCGGTGAAGGGAGAACGGCTGGATGGACATGACTATGTGGCGACGGCGTTGGCTGATGGCGCGGTGGCCGGGGTTGTGAGCATGGGCTGGGTGGTGCCGGCTGAGGTGGATGAGACGAAGCTGCTGCGAGTTCCGGCTTGTGAGGATTGTGTGCTGCAGGCGCTGCAACAGTTGGCTCATGCGGTTCGGCGAGAGTGGGGCGGGCGGGTAATTGGAGTGACCGGTTCGGCGGGGAAGACAACGACGAAGGAAGCGGTGGCGCAGGTGTTGGGCGCGCGCTTCAAGGTGCTGAAGTCGTTGGGGAATCTGAACAATGGGTTTGGTTTGCCGCTGCAGTTGTTGAAGCTGGAGAGAGACCATGAGGCCGCGGTGATTGAGATGGGGATGAACCACGCAGGGGAAATTGCTGCGCTCGCGGAGATTGCTGAGCCGGATTGGGGTGTGGTGTCGAATGTTGCGCCGGTACATATGGAGTTTTTCCCCGATGGGCTGGCGGGGATTGCGAGGGCTAAGTATGAGTTGGTGGAGGCATTGCCTGAGGATGGCGTGGCGGTCTTAAATTTTGATGATGCGTATGTGAAGGAGTTTGGACGTGGGATGGGGGATCGCGCGGTCTTCTATGGATTGGGTGAGGGGGCTGATGTACGGGCTGTTCACGTGGCTGAGATGGGTGCGGAGGGTGTGGTGTTTACCGTGGAGGCGAAGGGCGGGCGGGCAAGCGTGCAGTTGAAGATGCTGGGTCGGCATAACGTTTCGAATGCTTTGGCGGCAATTGCAGTAGGGTTGCGGAGTGGGATGGAGTTGGAAGAGTGTGCGGCGGCCGTGGGTGAGATGCGCGCTGCCGACAAGCGAGGTGAGGTGCTGGAGTGGCGCGGGGCGACTCTGATTAATGATTCCTACAATTCGAATCCGAGGGCTCTGGATGCGATGGTGGATGCTCTGATGGCGATGCCGGCTGAGCGGCATGTGGTGATCGCAGGCGAGATGCTGGAGTTGGGGGCGGAGGCGGCTGCGCTTCATGCGGCGTGTGGGAGGCGGATGGCCGAGCGTGGAGTGACGGTAGTGGTGGGGGTTCGCGGGGTGGCTGAGGAACTGGCGCGGGCTGCTCGGGAGGATGGCGTGTACGCTGTGTTTGTGGCGGATGCGGATGCGGCTGGTGTGTGGCTCAGGGAGAATGTGCGGGCGGGGGATGCGGTTCTGCTGAAGGCTTCGCGAGGGGTGAAGCTGGAGCGGGCGCTGGCTGGACTGACTGCTTAG
- a CDS encoding penicillin-binding transpeptidase domain-containing protein, which translates to MNKAPRQTLTAPIRRVRFAYVALFFCFWTASIGLRLVWLQVVRHGDFVERAAKQQQRTFEVAPRRGVLYDRNLKELAMTVTVDSVYAVPSELGDNRESAAEMLAGIVHSDARDSFTSRQQMLARFNASRNFAWVARRVDAETATRVRELNLKGVYFQKEFKRFYPNNDLAAQVLGYVGTDDTGLGGLEREFDDDMHGTPGHVLTALDAKRHVLGSEESQPLPGENLVLSIDANIQYMAERALDAQMEKMKALHGTVVVQDPHTGQILALAISPRFNPNDQRHMDASVLQNLAVSDVYEPGSTFKLVSYSAALDAAGVEPTDIVDCQGGAMTMYGRTLHDDKSDGHLGRVTVQYALEKSSDVGAAKMALKLGNQKFYEYMRAFGFGDRSGIELPSETRGLLRNPKKWGATSILSMAIGQEVGVTPVQLVTMVSTIANGGVYMPPHILLQSTDQMKGDPRLQAAAFRPANQLPSTLPDGAHRVIKEITSAKMRMMMQGIVVEGTGRKGALNGYSAGGKTGTAQKIDVATHTYSHTKLVASFAGFAPVSNPAISVAVVIDTPTVGSRYGAETSAPVFAEVAQQVLEYLGVPHDQPLKAKKDLVASVKSDEAEEAPTDSGADLNAMFADVNSLPADDPLRTPANAAAASETASAVAEKPAVAAPKVADKSQGVLNLLPAKVLAAFQAKGDGDTGVSAPLPAPKVVPAVQSKTNGSVVVDAALRVAVPSFDGAALRTVVERADAVGLRVQPVGSGLAREQVPAAGTMVPSGTEVVVRFAR; encoded by the coding sequence ATGAATAAGGCGCCACGGCAGACGTTAACCGCTCCTATACGGAGAGTTCGGTTTGCCTACGTGGCGCTGTTTTTTTGTTTCTGGACAGCTTCGATTGGGTTGCGATTGGTTTGGTTGCAAGTGGTGCGGCATGGCGATTTTGTAGAGCGTGCGGCCAAGCAACAGCAGCGGACGTTTGAGGTAGCTCCGCGGCGCGGGGTGCTGTATGACCGCAACCTGAAAGAGCTGGCGATGACGGTCACGGTGGACAGTGTGTATGCGGTGCCGAGCGAGTTAGGTGATAACCGCGAGAGCGCGGCAGAGATGTTGGCTGGAATTGTTCACAGTGATGCGAGAGATAGCTTTACGTCGCGGCAGCAGATGTTGGCTCGGTTTAATGCGTCGCGGAATTTTGCGTGGGTGGCGCGGCGAGTTGATGCTGAGACGGCGACTCGGGTGCGAGAGCTGAATCTGAAGGGAGTCTATTTTCAGAAGGAGTTCAAGAGGTTCTATCCGAATAATGACCTGGCCGCGCAGGTGCTGGGGTATGTGGGCACGGATGATACGGGGCTGGGTGGGCTTGAGCGTGAGTTTGACGATGATATGCATGGGACTCCGGGGCATGTGCTGACGGCGCTCGATGCGAAGCGACATGTGCTCGGAAGTGAAGAGAGCCAACCGCTGCCGGGTGAGAATCTGGTGCTGTCGATCGACGCGAATATCCAGTACATGGCGGAGCGAGCGCTTGATGCGCAGATGGAGAAGATGAAGGCGCTGCATGGAACTGTCGTGGTGCAGGATCCGCATACGGGGCAGATTTTGGCGCTGGCGATTTCTCCTCGCTTCAATCCGAACGACCAGCGGCATATGGATGCGAGCGTGTTGCAGAACCTGGCTGTGAGCGATGTGTATGAGCCGGGGTCGACGTTCAAACTGGTGTCGTACTCGGCGGCACTGGATGCGGCGGGCGTTGAGCCGACAGACATCGTCGATTGCCAGGGCGGCGCCATGACGATGTATGGCCGTACGTTGCACGATGACAAGTCAGATGGTCACTTAGGGCGAGTGACGGTGCAATACGCGCTGGAGAAGTCGAGCGACGTAGGCGCGGCGAAGATGGCGCTGAAGCTGGGGAACCAGAAGTTCTATGAGTACATGCGGGCTTTTGGTTTTGGTGACCGTTCGGGAATTGAGCTGCCGAGCGAGACTCGCGGGCTGTTGCGTAATCCGAAGAAATGGGGCGCGACCAGCATTCTGTCGATGGCGATAGGCCAAGAGGTGGGTGTGACGCCGGTGCAGTTGGTGACCATGGTGAGTACGATTGCAAACGGTGGGGTTTACATGCCGCCGCATATTTTGCTGCAGTCGACCGATCAGATGAAGGGCGATCCGCGGTTACAGGCGGCGGCGTTCCGTCCGGCCAATCAACTGCCATCGACACTGCCGGATGGTGCGCACCGTGTGATCAAAGAGATCACTTCCGCGAAGATGCGGATGATGATGCAGGGAATTGTGGTGGAGGGTACGGGACGTAAGGGTGCGCTGAACGGCTACAGCGCAGGTGGGAAGACGGGAACGGCGCAGAAGATCGATGTTGCGACGCACACGTATTCGCACACGAAGCTGGTGGCTAGTTTTGCGGGGTTCGCGCCGGTGAGCAATCCGGCGATCTCGGTGGCGGTGGTGATTGATACGCCGACGGTGGGGTCAAGGTACGGTGCCGAGACGAGTGCGCCGGTGTTCGCGGAGGTGGCGCAGCAGGTGCTGGAGTATCTTGGCGTGCCGCATGATCAGCCGTTGAAGGCAAAGAAGGATCTGGTGGCTTCGGTTAAAAGTGATGAGGCGGAGGAGGCTCCGACGGATAGTGGCGCCGATCTGAATGCGATGTTTGCGGATGTGAATAGTTTGCCAGCGGATGATCCGCTGAGGACTCCGGCTAATGCTGCGGCGGCGTCAGAGACTGCTTCGGCGGTGGCGGAGAAGCCTGCTGTTGCTGCGCCAAAGGTTGCGGATAAGTCGCAGGGAGTTTTGAACCTCCTGCCCGCGAAGGTGCTGGCGGCGTTTCAGGCAAAGGGGGACGGTGATACTGGTGTGTCTGCGCCACTGCCTGCGCCTAAGGTTGTGCCCGCTGTGCAATCGAAGACGAACGGTTCGGTGGTGGTGGATGCGGCGTTGCGAGTGGCTGTGCCTTCGTTTGATGGTGCGGCGCTGCGGACGGTTGTGGAGCGGGCCGATGCTGTGGGGTTGCGGGTACAGCCGGTGGGGAGTGGGCTGGCTCGGGAGCAGGTGCCGGCTGCGGGGACGATGGTGCCGTCGGGGACTGAGGTTGTGGTCCGGTTTGCGCGCTAG
- the murG gene encoding undecaprenyldiphospho-muramoylpentapeptide beta-N-acetylglucosaminyltransferase, translated as MRSIEVVSESAMLRVLIAGGGTGGHVIPALAIARELRNAHEAEVRFVGTARGLETRLVPEAGFPLELIRVGQLKNVSLATRLRTLFDLPLGVMRCVELLRSFKPDVVVGVGGYASGPAMMAAILLRVPTVAFEPNAVPGLANRLVGKWVSAAAVNFEETRLYFRGARVTGIPVRQEFFEIAPRIGVARRLLVFGGSQGARVFNEVMPKIAGRLLTEFPKLEIVHQAGGRHGVSTQETYERAGFLGEGIEGRVRVQPYLDGMVDEIAAADLILCRSGASSVAELAAAGRAAVLVPFPQAADDHQRKNAEAFVAAGAAEMIIEAELDETRLLETLRGLLADDARRAEMGRRARGLAHPDAVREIGTMVAGLAKQR; from the coding sequence GTGAGATCGATTGAAGTCGTGAGTGAGTCGGCTATGCTGCGGGTATTGATTGCGGGTGGGGGGACCGGGGGACACGTGATTCCGGCGCTGGCGATTGCGCGGGAGCTCAGGAATGCGCATGAGGCCGAGGTTCGGTTTGTTGGGACGGCTCGGGGGCTTGAGACGCGGCTCGTGCCGGAAGCCGGGTTTCCGCTGGAGCTGATTCGGGTGGGGCAGTTGAAGAATGTGAGCCTGGCTACTCGGTTGCGGACGTTGTTTGATCTGCCGCTGGGCGTGATGCGGTGTGTGGAGCTACTGCGCAGTTTTAAGCCAGATGTGGTGGTGGGAGTTGGGGGGTATGCTTCGGGGCCGGCGATGATGGCTGCGATTCTGCTGCGGGTGCCTACGGTGGCGTTTGAGCCGAATGCAGTTCCGGGGCTGGCGAATCGGCTGGTGGGAAAGTGGGTGAGTGCAGCTGCGGTGAACTTCGAGGAGACGCGGCTGTATTTTCGTGGGGCTCGGGTGACCGGGATTCCGGTTCGGCAGGAGTTCTTTGAGATTGCACCGAGGATAGGAGTGGCTCGGCGGTTGCTGGTGTTCGGTGGGAGCCAGGGGGCTCGGGTGTTCAACGAGGTGATGCCGAAGATTGCGGGGCGTCTGCTGACGGAATTTCCGAAGTTGGAGATTGTGCACCAGGCTGGGGGACGGCATGGGGTTTCGACGCAGGAGACGTATGAGCGGGCCGGATTTCTGGGTGAGGGAATCGAGGGTCGGGTGCGAGTGCAGCCGTATCTCGATGGAATGGTGGACGAGATTGCTGCAGCAGACCTGATTCTTTGTCGTAGCGGGGCCAGTTCTGTGGCGGAGTTGGCAGCGGCGGGGAGGGCGGCGGTGTTGGTGCCGTTTCCGCAGGCTGCGGATGACCACCAGAGGAAGAATGCGGAGGCGTTTGTGGCGGCCGGGGCAGCGGAGATGATCATCGAAGCCGAGTTGGATGAAACGCGGTTGCTCGAGACGCTACGAGGGCTGTTGGCCGACGATGCGCGGCGGGCGGAGATGGGTAGACGGGCGCGGGGGTTGGCGCATCCTGATGCGGTGCGGGAGATTGGGACGATGGTGGCTGGATTGGCGAAGCAGCGGTGA
- a CDS encoding UDP-N-acetylmuramoyl-L-alanyl-D-glutamate--2,6-diaminopimelate ligase, producing the protein MDWNEVLREVCVLECTGSPIEVTGVQYDSRRVVRGDAFIAMRGGSADGNRYIDAVIAQGAVAVVTDSRDAYAKLRREHPEVAAALVERGRRALAEVSSAVMGHPQKKLALSGVTGTNGKTTTAFLLEAMLRSVGRWCVLIGTIETHIGDEIRVSPHTTPESRDVLALFADGVRVGASEAVMEMSSHALEQERVWGLPVEVAIFTNLTQDHLDYHGTMEGYFAAKARLFDGVGAPPPRVAVINTDDVYGERLAAGIERSQVVRYGMEGKGDFVAQDVRMRAGETRFRMVTPHGVVEMRSPLTGRVNVYNLLGASAAAWARGLTLDEIARGAEAGTQVPGRFEVVPSTNDVTVVVDYAHTDDALRNLISLARELVKERGGRVITLFGCGGDRDRTKRPRMGTAAGEGSDLVVLTSDNPRSEEPMAIIEEALAGVKETGTKCIVEEDRAEAIEIAIRAARAGDIVLIAGKGHEKVQILKGGTVPFDDVAVASSVLKEIA; encoded by the coding sequence ATGGATTGGAATGAGGTTTTACGCGAAGTGTGTGTGCTGGAGTGTACCGGTAGCCCGATAGAGGTTACTGGGGTTCAGTATGATTCGCGACGGGTGGTGCGTGGGGATGCGTTTATTGCGATGCGTGGGGGAAGCGCGGATGGAAATCGTTATATAGACGCGGTGATTGCGCAGGGCGCGGTGGCGGTGGTTACGGACTCGCGTGATGCGTATGCGAAGCTACGGCGGGAGCATCCGGAGGTGGCGGCGGCACTTGTGGAGCGAGGGCGGCGGGCTCTGGCGGAGGTTAGTTCGGCGGTCATGGGGCATCCGCAGAAGAAGCTGGCGCTGAGTGGGGTGACGGGGACGAATGGGAAGACGACGACCGCGTTTTTGCTGGAGGCGATGCTGCGGAGTGTAGGGCGGTGGTGTGTGCTGATCGGGACGATAGAGACGCATATCGGGGATGAGATTAGGGTTTCTCCACATACGACGCCGGAGAGCCGGGATGTGCTGGCGTTGTTTGCCGATGGGGTGAGGGTTGGGGCGAGCGAAGCGGTGATGGAGATGAGCTCGCATGCGCTTGAGCAGGAGCGGGTTTGGGGGTTGCCGGTGGAGGTGGCGATCTTTACGAATCTGACGCAGGACCATCTGGATTATCACGGGACGATGGAAGGTTACTTTGCGGCAAAGGCGAGGCTGTTTGATGGCGTAGGTGCTCCTCCGCCGCGAGTGGCGGTGATCAATACGGATGATGTTTATGGTGAGCGACTGGCTGCTGGGATCGAGCGGTCGCAGGTGGTTCGGTATGGGATGGAGGGTAAGGGAGATTTTGTTGCGCAGGACGTGCGGATGCGCGCCGGGGAGACTCGGTTTCGGATGGTGACTCCGCATGGGGTTGTGGAGATGCGATCTCCGTTGACGGGGCGAGTGAATGTCTACAATTTGTTGGGTGCCAGTGCGGCTGCGTGGGCTCGAGGGTTGACGCTGGACGAGATTGCTCGTGGGGCTGAGGCCGGGACGCAGGTTCCGGGGCGGTTTGAAGTGGTGCCTTCGACGAATGATGTGACGGTGGTGGTGGATTATGCGCATACGGATGATGCTTTGCGGAATTTGATTTCGCTGGCGCGGGAGTTGGTGAAGGAGCGCGGCGGCCGCGTGATTACGCTGTTTGGGTGTGGTGGGGATAGGGACAGAACGAAGCGGCCGAGGATGGGAACGGCTGCAGGCGAGGGGAGCGATCTGGTGGTGCTGACGAGCGATAATCCGCGGAGCGAAGAGCCGATGGCGATTATTGAAGAGGCTTTGGCGGGTGTGAAGGAGACGGGGACGAAGTGCATCGTCGAAGAAGATCGGGCTGAGGCGATTGAGATTGCGATTCGTGCGGCTCGGGCGGGGGATATTGTTTTGATTGCAGGCAAGGGGCATGAGAAGGTGCAGATTTTGAAGGGTGGGACTGTGCCGTTTGATGATGTGGCTGTGGCTTCGAGTGTGCTGAAGGAGATTGCGTGA
- the ftsW gene encoding putative lipid II flippase FtsW has product MAKRVGVDKWLFGVVLLLVLFGLVMVFSASAVMAKETLGSPYSYVGRQALWALLGMGALTVLMRVDYRHYNNPRVVFPAVAVTTLLLIGVFAMSGMNGAHRWIRLAGTTLQPSELAKPVLVLFLAYFLQTRIHLMDDVKGTILRAAAVPLVFSALILKEPDLGTAMVCMAVTALMLYLAGARMRYFAIGAALASPVMYYMLFHVKFRRDRMLAFVNPEADPRGTGFHILQSLIAVGTGGLHGLGLMEGRQKLFYLPEVQTDFIFANICEELGLIGAVIIVALFVALGYRGLRAAFLSTDPFARFLAFGLTTSILIQAFFNMSVVLALLPTKGIPLPFISSGGTSIFITLAGMGVLLNITREID; this is encoded by the coding sequence ATGGCGAAGAGAGTAGGGGTGGACAAGTGGCTCTTCGGAGTGGTGCTGCTGCTGGTGCTGTTTGGGCTGGTGATGGTTTTTTCTGCGTCGGCGGTGATGGCGAAGGAGACGCTGGGGTCGCCCTATTCGTATGTGGGAAGGCAGGCGCTGTGGGCGCTCCTGGGGATGGGTGCGCTGACGGTGCTGATGCGGGTGGACTACCGGCACTATAACAACCCCAGAGTTGTGTTTCCGGCTGTGGCGGTTACAACACTGCTGCTGATTGGCGTGTTTGCGATGAGCGGGATGAATGGAGCGCACCGGTGGATTCGGTTGGCCGGGACGACGCTGCAGCCTTCGGAGTTGGCGAAGCCTGTGCTGGTGTTGTTTCTTGCATACTTTCTGCAGACTCGGATTCACTTGATGGATGACGTGAAGGGCACGATTCTGCGGGCTGCTGCTGTACCGTTGGTATTTTCTGCTCTGATTTTGAAGGAGCCGGATCTGGGTACGGCTATGGTGTGTATGGCGGTGACGGCGCTGATGCTTTATCTGGCCGGGGCACGGATGAGATACTTCGCGATTGGCGCGGCGCTGGCTTCGCCGGTGATGTATTACATGCTGTTTCACGTGAAGTTCCGGCGGGATCGGATGCTGGCGTTTGTGAATCCGGAGGCCGATCCGCGGGGGACCGGGTTTCATATTCTACAGTCGTTGATTGCTGTTGGGACCGGTGGGCTTCACGGGCTTGGGTTGATGGAAGGGCGGCAGAAGCTGTTTTATCTGCCGGAGGTGCAGACGGACTTCATCTTTGCAAACATCTGCGAGGAGCTTGGACTGATTGGTGCGGTGATTATTGTCGCGTTGTTTGTGGCTCTGGGGTATCGTGGGCTGCGTGCGGCGTTTCTTTCGACCGATCCGTTTGCGCGGTTCCTGGCGTTTGGATTGACGACTTCGATTTTGATTCAGGCGTTCTTCAATATGAGCGTTGTGCTGGCGTTGCTGCCGACGAAGGGGATTCCGCTGCCGTTTATCTCTTCGGGCGGGACTTCGATCTTCATTACGTTGGCTGGAATGGGCGTGTTGCTGAACATTACGCGTGAGATCGATTGA
- a CDS encoding septum formation initiator family protein, translated as MATTAMVGQQMEMMGARRQSQSRTESLAERNHALYEAQRKARRGPTPEVFFAKHIDNTRLVKADDPERRREMRQFATVMSVLFLLVMVYVWQHFSAIEIGYHVEVQKQQVEQLREENRQLRLSEAQLTDPERIDKIAKQLGLDAPQPGQVVRPEGGDPNASVLAQAGAPALVAQ; from the coding sequence ATGGCAACGACAGCGATGGTAGGACAGCAGATGGAGATGATGGGCGCGCGGCGGCAGTCGCAGAGCCGCACTGAGTCGCTGGCGGAGCGCAACCATGCGCTGTACGAGGCGCAGCGGAAGGCTCGGCGTGGGCCTACGCCCGAGGTTTTCTTTGCGAAGCACATCGACAACACCCGGCTGGTGAAGGCGGACGATCCGGAGCGGCGGCGGGAGATGCGGCAGTTTGCGACGGTGATGAGCGTGCTGTTTCTGCTGGTGATGGTCTATGTGTGGCAGCATTTTTCGGCGATTGAGATTGGGTATCACGTTGAGGTGCAGAAGCAGCAGGTTGAGCAGCTGCGGGAAGAGAATCGGCAATTGCGTCTGTCTGAGGCTCAACTGACGGACCCGGAGCGGATCGACAAGATTGCGAAGCAGCTTGGACTGGATGCTCCCCAGCCTGGGCAGGTTGTGCGGCCTGAGGGCGGGGATCCTAATGCTTCGGTGTTGGCGCAGGCAGGCGCTCCGGCGCTGGTGGCGCAGTAG